The proteins below come from a single Eptesicus fuscus isolate TK198812 chromosome 5, DD_ASM_mEF_20220401, whole genome shotgun sequence genomic window:
- the DLST gene encoding dihydrolipoyllysine-residue succinyltransferase component of 2-oxoglutarate dehydrogenase complex, mitochondrial — protein MLSRSRCVSRAFSRSLSAFQKGNCPLGRRSLPGVSLCQGPGYPDRRTIAINNSSVFSVRFFRTTAVCKDDVITVKTPAFAESVTEGDVRWEKAVGDTVAEDEVVCEIETDKTSVQVPSPANGVIESLLVPDGGKVEGGTPLFTLRKTGAAPAKAKPAEAPAAEAPKAEPIASAAPPSPAASIPTQMPPVPSPPQPSASKPVSAVKPTAARPVAEPGAVKGLRSEHREKMNRMRLRIAQRLKEAQNTCAMLTTFNEIDMSNIQDMRARHKDAFLKKHNLKLGFMSAFVKASAFALQEQPVVNAVIDDTTKEVVYRDYIDISVAVATPRGLVVPVIRNVETMNYADIERTINELGEKARKNELAIEDMDGGTFTISNGGVFGSLFGTPIINPPQSAILGMHAIFDRPVAVGGKVEVRPMMFVALTYDHRLIDGREAVTFLRKIKAAVEDPRILLMDL, from the exons ATGCTGTCCCGGTCCCGTTGCGTGTCCCGGGCGTTCAGCCGCTCGCTCTCCGCCTTCCAGAAG GGGAACTGCCCTCTAGGGAGACGTTCCCTGCCTG GGGTCTCCTTATGTCAGGGACCAGGTTACCCTGACAGGAGGACGATCGC cATTAACAATAGTAGTGTCTTCAGTGTTCGCTTCTTCAGAACTACGGCGGTGTGCA aGGATGATGTGATTACAGTAAAAACCCCAGCATTTGCAGAATCTGTCACAGAAGGGGATGTCAGGTGGGAGAAAG CTGTTGGAGACACAGTTGCAGAAGATGAAGTGGTTTGTGAGATTGAAACTGACAAG aCATCTGTGCAGGTTCCATCACCAGCAAATGGCGTTATTGAATCTCTTTTGGTACCTGATGGGGGAAAAGTAGAAGGAGGCACTCCTCTTTTCACACTCAGGAAAACTGGCG cTGCTCCTGCTAAGGCCAAGCCAGCTGAAGCCCCTGCTGCCGAAGCCCCAAAGGCAGAACCAATAGCATCGGCAGCTCCTCCTTCCCCCGCAGCATCCATACCCACTCAGATGCCACCGGTGCCCTCACCCCCACAGCCCTCTGCTAGCAAACCAG TGTCTGCGGTAAAACCCACTGCTGCTCGTCCAGTAGCTGAGCCAGGAGCTGTTAAAGGTCTGCGTTCAGAACATCGG GAGAAAATGAACAGGATGCGGCTACGCATTGCTCAGCGTCTGAAGGAGGCCCAGAATACATGTGCAATGCTGACGACTTTCAATGAGATTGACATGAG TAACATCCAGGATATGAGGGCTCGGCACAAAGATGCTTTTCTGAAGAAACATAACCTCAAACTGGGCTTCATGTCGGCCTTTGTGAAGGCCTCAGCCTTTGCCTTGCAGGAACAGCCTGTTGTAAATGCAG TGATTGACGATACAACCAAAGAGGTGGTATATAGGGATTATATTGACATCAGTGTTGCGGTGGCCACCCCACGG GGTCTGGTGGTTCCCGTCATCAGGAACGTGGAAACGATGAATTATGCAGATATTGAGCGAACCATCAATGAACTGGGAGAGAAG GCCCGGAAGAATGAACTCGCCATTGAAGATATGGATGGTGGTACTTTCACCATTAGCAATGGAGGTGTTTTCGGCTCCCTCTTTGGAACACCCATTATCAACCCCCCTCAGTCTGCCATCCTGGGCATGCACGCCATCTTTGATAGGCCAGTGGCTGTGGGAGGCAAG GTGGAGGTGCGGCCCATGATGTTCGTGGCACTGACCTATGATCACCGGCTAATCGACGGCAGAGAGGCTGTGACTTTCCTCCGAAAAATCAAGGCAGCGGTAGAGGATCCCAGAATCCTCCTAATGGACCTTTAG